Proteins encoded by one window of Xanthomonas sp. DAR 80977:
- a CDS encoding MraY family glycosyltransferase produces MPVAGWALLAALALFSAAGTWLSRRYALKRKLMDAPGERRSHTVATPRGGGVAIVAAVLAACAYAALLWPQQGMAIAAFAAGLALVAGIGWWDDHRPLSAALRLLVHALAASVLAALVYRLHQDPWLTALTWLATVSLINIWNFMDGINGLATSQAMLVALGFASLLPAPLRWPCWVLIVACAGFLPFNYPRARIFLGDVGSGALGYLVAALFALCNVATGLTPWLLLIPISAFAIDAGFTLLSRMLAGERWWQPHAQHFYQRWVHTGRSHTVVTFAYALFSIVAITIAWFGGTLRTAGQVGLALAWYVAASALWLTLRKGLR; encoded by the coding sequence GTGCCGGTGGCAGGTTGGGCGCTGCTCGCGGCGCTGGCGCTGTTCAGCGCGGCGGGCACCTGGCTGTCGCGCCGCTATGCGCTCAAGCGCAAGCTGATGGACGCTCCCGGCGAGCGGCGCAGCCATACGGTGGCGACGCCGCGCGGCGGCGGCGTGGCGATCGTGGCGGCGGTGCTGGCCGCCTGCGCCTATGCGGCGCTGCTCTGGCCGCAGCAGGGCATGGCCATTGCGGCGTTCGCGGCCGGGCTGGCGCTGGTCGCCGGCATTGGCTGGTGGGACGACCATCGCCCGCTGTCGGCCGCGCTGCGGCTGCTGGTGCATGCGCTGGCCGCCAGCGTGCTGGCCGCACTTGTCTACCGGCTGCACCAGGATCCCTGGTTGACCGCGCTGACCTGGCTGGCGACGGTCTCGTTGATCAACATCTGGAACTTCATGGACGGCATCAACGGCCTGGCGACCAGCCAGGCGATGCTGGTGGCGCTGGGGTTCGCCAGCCTGCTGCCGGCGCCGTTGCGTTGGCCATGCTGGGTGCTAATCGTGGCCTGTGCGGGGTTCCTGCCGTTCAACTATCCGCGTGCGCGCATCTTCCTTGGCGACGTCGGCAGCGGGGCGCTGGGGTATCTGGTCGCCGCGCTGTTCGCGCTGTGCAATGTTGCGACCGGGCTCACGCCATGGTTGCTGTTGATACCAATATCCGCGTTCGCCATCGACGCGGGCTTCACGTTGTTGTCGCGCATGCTCGCTGGCGAACGCTGGTGGCAGCCGCATGCGCAACATTTTTACCAGCGTTGGGTACATACAGGCAGGAGCCACACGGTTGTGACCTTCGCCTATGCCCTGTTCAGCATTGTCGCGATTACAATCGCCTGGTTTGGTGGAACGTTGCGGACCGCGGGGCAGGTTGGGTTGGCGCTTGCCTGGTATGTGGCGGCGAGTGCGCTTTGGCTGACTTTGCGTAAGGGATTGCGCTGA
- a CDS encoding polysaccharide biosynthesis protein: MLSTRDRFTELFPKASVVVHDLAIVWVCWQLLHAARYTMLPGDHPLPFWNLNTAIVLVAQGLVFWKVGLYRGLWRFASVPDLLNIFKASFYGLVAIVLGLAYSRFDSIPLSVLMVYPFALSALLGAPRLLYRAWKDYQIAHSDETARRVLIVGAGRAAEALVRDLRRSGAYNPVGYVDDAGHLHGAKLQGLPILGRIDEAGAIAKETAAKLLVIAIPSLDAAGMQRVVAICESTGLPFRTVPRLLDVLEGHYLPGELKEVAIEDLLGRKPVTPDWKLIKGWLSGRTVMVTGAGGSIGSELCRQCARHGARKVVLLEIDELALITIHADLHRTFPDLEIECVLGDCGDPAVTRHAMRIAEPDAVFHAAAYKQVPLLERQFREAVRNNVLATENVARACIAAKVSTFVFISTDKAVNPVNVLGASKRYAEMVCQSLDDQTVGTRFVTVRFGNVLDSAGSVVPLFREQIRQGGPVTVTDPQVTRYFMTIPEACQLIVQAAASASHGAIYTLDMGEPVPIRLLAEQMIRLAGKQPGRDIAIVYTGLRPGEKLHETLFYSDENYRPTSHPKILEAGARSFSRENVLQGLQQLRAAVADYDSDGIEKVLRTTMPEFAPLRQQAGHDSSATIVPFPAREARRL; encoded by the coding sequence ATGCTTTCGACCCGCGACCGTTTTACCGAGCTGTTCCCCAAGGCATCCGTGGTCGTCCACGATCTGGCGATCGTCTGGGTCTGCTGGCAGTTGCTGCATGCGGCGCGCTACACGATGTTGCCCGGCGATCATCCGCTGCCGTTCTGGAACCTCAATACCGCGATCGTGCTGGTGGCACAGGGCCTGGTGTTCTGGAAGGTCGGCCTGTATCGCGGGCTGTGGCGCTTCGCCAGCGTTCCGGACCTGTTGAACATCTTCAAGGCCAGTTTCTACGGACTGGTCGCGATCGTGCTGGGGCTGGCGTACAGCCGCTTCGATTCCATTCCGCTGTCGGTGCTCATGGTGTATCCGTTCGCGCTGTCGGCGCTGCTCGGTGCGCCGCGGCTGCTGTACCGCGCATGGAAGGACTACCAGATCGCGCATTCGGACGAGACCGCGCGGCGCGTGCTGATCGTCGGCGCCGGCCGTGCGGCCGAGGCCCTGGTGCGCGACCTGCGCCGCTCCGGTGCCTATAACCCGGTCGGCTACGTCGACGATGCCGGCCATCTGCATGGCGCCAAGCTGCAGGGCCTGCCGATCCTGGGCCGGATCGACGAGGCGGGCGCGATCGCCAAGGAAACCGCGGCCAAGCTGCTGGTCATCGCGATCCCGTCGCTGGACGCGGCCGGCATGCAGCGGGTGGTGGCGATCTGCGAAAGCACCGGCTTGCCGTTCCGCACCGTGCCGCGCCTGCTCGACGTGCTCGAGGGCCACTATCTGCCGGGCGAACTGAAGGAGGTCGCGATCGAGGACCTGCTCGGGCGCAAGCCGGTGACTCCGGACTGGAAGCTGATCAAGGGCTGGTTGTCCGGACGCACGGTGATGGTGACCGGCGCCGGCGGTTCGATCGGCTCGGAGCTGTGCCGGCAGTGCGCCCGCCATGGCGCGCGCAAGGTGGTGCTGCTGGAGATCGACGAGCTGGCGCTGATCACCATCCATGCCGACCTGCACCGCACCTTCCCCGACCTGGAGATCGAGTGCGTGCTGGGCGACTGCGGCGATCCGGCCGTGACCCGCCATGCGATGCGCATCGCCGAGCCCGATGCGGTGTTCCATGCCGCGGCCTACAAGCAGGTGCCGCTGCTGGAACGCCAGTTCCGCGAGGCGGTCCGCAACAACGTGCTGGCCACCGAGAACGTGGCCCGCGCCTGCATCGCCGCCAAGGTCTCGACCTTCGTGTTCATCTCCACCGACAAGGCGGTCAATCCGGTCAACGTGCTGGGCGCCTCCAAGCGCTATGCCGAGATGGTGTGCCAGTCGCTGGACGACCAGACCGTGGGCACGCGCTTCGTCACCGTGCGCTTCGGCAACGTGCTGGATTCGGCCGGCAGCGTGGTGCCGCTGTTCCGCGAACAGATCCGCCAGGGCGGCCCGGTCACCGTGACCGACCCGCAGGTGACCCGCTATTTCATGACCATCCCCGAGGCCTGCCAGCTGATCGTGCAGGCCGCCGCCTCGGCGTCGCATGGCGCGATCTATACGCTGGACATGGGCGAGCCGGTGCCGATCCGCCTGCTCGCCGAGCAGATGATCCGCCTGGCCGGCAAACAGCCCGGCCGCGACATCGCCATCGTCTACACCGGGCTGCGCCCGGGCGAGAAGCTGCACGAGACCTTGTTCTATTCCGACGAGAACTATCGTCCCACCTCGCATCCGAAGATCCTCGAGGCCGGCGCGCGCAGTTTCTCGCGCGAAAACGTGCTGCAGGGCCTGCAGCAACTGCGCGCGGCGGTGGCCGACTACGACAGCGACGGCATCGAGAAAGTGCTGCGCACGACCATGCCCGAGTTCGCGCCGTTGCGACAACAGGCCGGTCACGATAGCTCCGCTACAATCGTTCCATTCCCCGCACGCGAGGCCAGAAGGCTCTGA
- the galU gene encoding UTP--glucose-1-phosphate uridylyltransferase GalU, translated as MSKRIRKAVFPVAGLGTRFLPATKTVPKEMLPIIDRPLIQYAVDEAIEAGCDTLIFVTNRYKHAVADYFDKAYELEQKLERAGKTEQLELVRHVLPNGVRAIFVTQAEALGLGHAVLCAKPIIGDEPFAVLLPDDLIWNRGPGALTQMADVAERSGASVIAVQDVPHESTGSYGIVATQAFDGSEGKITAIVEKPKPADAPSDLAVVGRYVLSSKIFDLLEKTVPGAGGEIQLTDAIAALIESDPVHAYRFEGTRFDCGTHIGLIEATIRYALDHEKLSKPAQDMMRRALADVEAGGK; from the coding sequence ATGAGCAAGAGAATCCGCAAGGCAGTTTTCCCGGTTGCAGGTCTGGGTACCCGCTTCCTTCCCGCCACCAAGACGGTGCCCAAGGAAATGCTGCCGATCATCGATCGGCCGTTGATCCAGTACGCCGTGGACGAGGCGATCGAGGCCGGTTGCGACACCCTGATCTTCGTCACCAACCGCTACAAGCACGCGGTTGCGGATTATTTCGACAAGGCCTACGAACTGGAGCAGAAGCTCGAGCGCGCCGGCAAGACCGAGCAGCTGGAGCTGGTGCGCCACGTGCTGCCCAACGGCGTGCGCGCGATCTTCGTGACCCAGGCCGAGGCGCTCGGGCTCGGCCATGCGGTGCTGTGCGCCAAGCCGATCATCGGCGACGAGCCGTTCGCGGTGCTGCTGCCCGACGACCTGATCTGGAACCGCGGTCCGGGCGCGCTGACGCAGATGGCCGACGTCGCCGAGCGCTCCGGCGCCAGCGTGATCGCCGTGCAGGACGTGCCGCACGAGAGCACCGGCAGCTACGGCATCGTCGCCACCCAGGCGTTCGACGGCAGCGAAGGCAAGATCACCGCGATCGTCGAGAAGCCCAAGCCGGCCGATGCGCCGAGCGACCTGGCGGTGGTCGGCCGCTACGTGCTCAGTTCCAAGATCTTCGATCTGCTGGAGAAGACCGTGCCGGGCGCCGGCGGCGAGATCCAGCTGACCGACGCGATCGCGGCGCTGATCGAGAGCGATCCGGTGCATGCCTACCGTTTCGAAGGCACCCGCTTCGACTGCGGCACCCACATCGGCCTGATCGAGGCGACCATCCGCTACGCGCTGGACCACGAGAAGCTGAGCAAGCCGGCGCAGGACATGATGCGTCGCGCCCTGGCCGACGTCGAAGCCGGCGGCAAGTAA
- a CDS encoding acetyl-CoA C-acyltransferase, which translates to MSKQIQDAYIVAATRTPVGKAPKGVFRNTRPDDMLAHVLRAVVAQAPGIDTSRIDDAIIGCAMPEGEQGMNVARIGVLLAGLPNSVAGQTINRFCSSGIQAVALAADQIRLGNADLMLAGGTESMSMVPMMGNKVALSPSVFADDHVAIAYGMGITAEKVAEEWKVSREDQDAFALASHQKAIAAIAAGEFRDEITPYEILSHQPDLAGNVIALRKRLVDTDEGPRPDSSIEGLAKLRPVFRNGQFGGSVTAGNSSQMSDGAGAVLLASEQAIKDYGLTPLARFVSFSVAGVRPEVMGIGPIAAIPKALKQAGLSKDQIDWIELNEAFAAQSLAVIRDSGLDPSKVNPLGGAIALGHPLGATGAIRTATLVHGLRRRQQKYGMVTMCIGTGMGAAGIIEAL; encoded by the coding sequence ATGAGCAAACAAATCCAGGACGCCTACATCGTCGCCGCCACCCGCACCCCGGTCGGCAAGGCGCCCAAGGGCGTGTTCCGCAATACCCGTCCGGACGACATGCTGGCGCACGTGCTGCGCGCGGTGGTGGCGCAGGCGCCGGGCATCGACACCTCGCGCATCGACGATGCGATCATCGGCTGCGCGATGCCCGAGGGCGAGCAGGGCATGAACGTGGCGCGCATCGGCGTGCTGCTGGCCGGGCTGCCCAATTCGGTGGCCGGGCAGACCATCAACCGCTTCTGCTCCTCCGGCATCCAGGCGGTGGCGCTGGCCGCGGACCAGATCCGACTGGGCAACGCCGACCTGATGCTGGCCGGCGGCACCGAGTCGATGTCGATGGTGCCGATGATGGGCAACAAGGTCGCGCTGTCGCCGAGCGTGTTCGCCGACGACCACGTCGCCATCGCCTACGGCATGGGCATCACCGCCGAGAAGGTGGCCGAGGAGTGGAAGGTGTCGCGCGAGGACCAGGACGCGTTCGCGCTGGCCTCGCACCAGAAGGCCATCGCCGCGATCGCCGCCGGCGAGTTCCGCGACGAGATCACCCCGTACGAGATCCTGTCGCACCAGCCCGACCTGGCCGGCAACGTCATCGCGCTGCGCAAGCGCCTGGTCGACACCGACGAAGGCCCGCGCCCGGACAGCTCGATCGAGGGCCTGGCCAAGCTGCGTCCGGTGTTCCGCAACGGCCAGTTCGGCGGCAGCGTCACCGCCGGCAACTCCTCGCAGATGAGCGACGGCGCCGGCGCGGTGCTGCTGGCCTCCGAGCAGGCGATCAAGGACTACGGGCTCACCCCCCTCGCCCGCTTCGTCAGCTTCTCGGTCGCCGGCGTGCGTCCGGAAGTGATGGGCATCGGCCCGATCGCGGCCATTCCCAAGGCGCTCAAGCAGGCCGGGCTGAGCAAGGACCAGATCGACTGGATCGAGCTCAACGAAGCCTTCGCCGCACAGTCGCTGGCGGTGATCCGCGACAGCGGCCTGGATCCGTCCAAGGTCAACCCGCTCGGCGGCGCGATCGCGCTCGGCCATCCGCTCGGCGCCACCGGCGCGATCCGCACCGCCACGCTGGTGCACGGCCTGCGCCGCCGCCAGCAGAAATACGGCATGGTCACCATGTGCATCGGCACCGGCATGGGCGCGGCCGGGATCATCGAAGCGCTCTGA
- a CDS encoding 3-hydroxyacyl-CoA dehydrogenase/enoyl-CoA hydratase family protein — protein MSNPLLVRRAAVLGAGVMGAQIAAHLTNAGVDTVLFDLPAKEGHPDGIVLKAIANLTKLSPAPLASATLAEAITPANYDSGLEQLRGCDLIIEAIAERMDWKQDLYKKIAPFVADHAVLASNTSGLGINALSDVLPEQLRHRFCGVHFFNPPRYMHLAELIPAKGTDAAVLEGLEAFLVTTLGKGVVYAKDTPNFIGNRIGVFSILSTIHHTAQSGLGFDEVDALTGPLVGRPKSATYRTSDVVGLDTMAHVIKTMADTLPDDPWHQYFASPKWLDALIAKGALGQKVGAGIFRKVGKDIVVLDLQKQDYRPADRGAAPDVVEILKIRNPAEKFAKLRESQHPQAQFLWATFRDLFHYSAYHLADIAETARDVDLAIRWGYGWSLGPFETWQAAGWKQVAQWIADDIVAGKAMSSAPLPDWVFDGRDGVHAAEGSYSPARNAKLPRSALPVYQRQRFPDPLLGEKFAPGETVFENDGLRLWHDGDDIAVVSFKTKMNTVSDQVLDGLQEAVARAEKGFKGLVLWQHKEPFSAGADLAGALGLLQAGKVDAFEAMVANFQATSQRIKYSLVPVVAAVRGLALGGGCEFQMHSAKTVAALESYIGLVEAGVGLLPAGGGLKEIAVRASQAAGPGGDVFAELKKTFETVAMAKVSTSAVNAKELGLLRGTDKVVFNSYEALYIAKAEARALAEGGYRPPLPARRIQVAGDVGIATFKMLLVNMLEGRFISEYDYEIATRIATVLCGGEVDRGALVDEEWLLKLERKHFVELAQQEKTQARIGHMLKTGKPLRN, from the coding sequence ATGTCCAACCCCCTGCTAGTCCGCCGTGCCGCCGTCCTGGGCGCGGGCGTGATGGGCGCGCAGATCGCTGCGCACCTGACCAACGCCGGCGTCGACACCGTGCTGTTCGATCTTCCCGCCAAGGAAGGCCATCCCGACGGCATCGTGCTCAAGGCCATCGCCAACCTGACCAAGCTGAGCCCGGCGCCGCTGGCCAGCGCCACGCTGGCCGAGGCGATCACCCCGGCCAACTACGACTCCGGCCTGGAGCAGCTGCGCGGCTGCGACCTGATCATCGAAGCCATCGCCGAGCGCATGGACTGGAAGCAGGACCTGTACAAGAAGATCGCCCCGTTCGTGGCCGATCACGCGGTCTTGGCCTCCAATACCTCAGGGCTGGGCATCAACGCACTGTCCGACGTGCTGCCCGAGCAGCTGCGCCACCGCTTCTGCGGCGTGCACTTCTTCAACCCGCCGCGCTACATGCACCTGGCCGAGCTGATCCCGGCCAAGGGCACCGACGCGGCGGTGCTGGAAGGCCTGGAGGCGTTCCTGGTCACCACCCTGGGCAAGGGCGTGGTCTACGCCAAGGACACCCCGAACTTCATCGGCAACCGCATCGGCGTGTTCTCGATCCTGTCCACCATCCACCACACCGCGCAGTCCGGCCTGGGCTTCGACGAAGTCGACGCACTGACCGGCCCGCTGGTCGGGCGGCCGAAGTCGGCCACCTACCGCACCTCCGACGTGGTCGGCCTGGACACCATGGCCCACGTCATCAAGACCATGGCCGACACCCTGCCCGACGATCCGTGGCACCAGTACTTCGCCTCGCCGAAGTGGCTGGACGCGCTGATCGCCAAGGGCGCGCTGGGCCAGAAGGTCGGCGCCGGCATCTTCCGCAAGGTCGGCAAGGACATCGTGGTGCTGGACCTGCAGAAGCAGGACTACCGCCCGGCCGACCGCGGCGCGGCGCCGGACGTGGTCGAGATCCTGAAGATCAGGAACCCGGCCGAGAAGTTCGCCAAGCTGCGCGAGAGCCAGCACCCGCAGGCGCAGTTCCTGTGGGCCACGTTTCGCGACCTGTTCCACTACAGCGCCTACCACCTGGCCGACATCGCCGAGACCGCGCGCGACGTGGACCTGGCGATCCGCTGGGGCTACGGCTGGTCGCTGGGCCCGTTCGAGACCTGGCAGGCCGCCGGCTGGAAGCAGGTGGCGCAGTGGATCGCCGACGACATCGTCGCCGGCAAGGCCATGTCCAGCGCGCCGCTGCCGGACTGGGTGTTCGACGGCCGCGACGGCGTGCACGCCGCCGAGGGCAGCTACAGCCCGGCGCGCAACGCCAAGCTGCCGCGTTCGGCGCTGCCGGTGTACCAGCGCCAGCGCTTCCCCGACCCGCTGCTGGGCGAGAAGTTCGCCCCGGGCGAGACCGTGTTCGAGAACGACGGCCTGCGCCTGTGGCACGACGGCGACGACATCGCCGTGGTCAGCTTCAAGACCAAGATGAACACCGTCTCCGACCAGGTGCTCGACGGCCTGCAGGAAGCGGTCGCCCGCGCCGAGAAGGGCTTCAAGGGCCTGGTGCTGTGGCAGCACAAGGAACCCTTCTCCGCCGGCGCCGACCTGGCCGGCGCGCTGGGCCTGCTGCAGGCCGGCAAGGTCGATGCGTTCGAGGCGATGGTCGCCAACTTCCAGGCCACCAGCCAGCGCATCAAGTATTCGCTGGTGCCGGTGGTCGCGGCGGTGCGCGGCCTGGCCCTGGGCGGCGGCTGCGAATTCCAGATGCACAGCGCCAAGACCGTGGCCGCGCTGGAGAGCTACATCGGTCTGGTCGAGGCCGGCGTCGGCCTGCTGCCGGCCGGCGGCGGCCTGAAGGAGATCGCGGTGCGCGCCTCGCAGGCGGCCGGCCCCGGTGGCGATGTGTTCGCCGAGCTGAAGAAGACCTTCGAGACCGTGGCGATGGCCAAGGTCTCCACCTCGGCGGTCAACGCCAAGGAACTGGGCCTGCTGCGCGGCACCGACAAGGTCGTGTTCAACAGCTACGAGGCGCTGTACATCGCCAAGGCCGAAGCGCGCGCGCTGGCCGAGGGCGGCTACCGCCCGCCGCTGCCGGCACGCCGCATCCAGGTCGCCGGCGACGTCGGCATCGCCACCTTCAAGATGCTGCTGGTCAACATGCTGGAAGGCCGCTTCATCAGCGAGTACGACTACGAGATCGCCACCCGCATCGCCACCGTGCTGTGCGGCGGCGAAGTCGACCGCGGCGCGCTGGTGGACGAGGAATGGCTGCTCAAGCTCGAGCGCAAGCACTTCGTCGAACTGGCCCAGCAGGAAAAGACCCAGGCGCGGATTGGGCACATGCTCAAGACGGGCAAGCCGCTTAGGAACTGA
- a CDS encoding TetR/AcrR family transcriptional regulator, which translates to MAKQAHFSTKDRILSAAEELFAQHGFSGTSLRQVTSQADVNIAAVNYHFGSKENLVNEVFRRRMDEMTAARLAQLEAAQRQHPGQLGPVLAAFVEPALAMAQDRQSGGAFVRVIARAYAEKNDSLRQFLSDHYGHVLREFGKAIAACVPELSKEELYWRLDFLAGALTYAMADFGLIKRPAGVSEGAHRAHAARELIRFAEAGFLARAAP; encoded by the coding sequence ATGGCAAAGCAAGCGCACTTCTCCACCAAGGACCGCATCCTCAGCGCGGCCGAGGAACTGTTCGCCCAGCACGGCTTCTCCGGCACCTCGCTGCGCCAGGTCACCAGCCAGGCCGACGTCAACATCGCCGCGGTCAACTACCACTTCGGCTCCAAGGAGAACCTGGTCAACGAGGTGTTCCGGCGGCGCATGGACGAGATGACCGCGGCGCGCCTGGCGCAGCTGGAGGCCGCGCAGCGCCAGCATCCGGGCCAGCTCGGGCCGGTGCTGGCCGCGTTCGTGGAGCCGGCGCTGGCGATGGCCCAGGATCGCCAGAGCGGCGGCGCCTTCGTGCGCGTGATCGCCCGCGCCTACGCCGAGAAGAACGACAGCCTGCGCCAGTTCCTGTCCGACCATTACGGCCACGTGCTGCGCGAGTTCGGCAAGGCCATCGCCGCCTGCGTGCCCGAGCTGAGCAAGGAAGAACTGTACTGGCGCCTGGACTTCCTGGCCGGCGCGCTGACCTACGCCATGGCCGATTTCGGCCTGATCAAGCGCCCCGCCGGGGTCAGCGAAGGCGCGCACCGCGCCCACGCCGCGCGCGAACTGATCCGTTTCGCCGAAGCCGGCTTCCTGGCCCGCGCCGCGCCCTGA
- the ndk gene encoding nucleoside-diphosphate kinase — MALERTLSIIKPDAVAKNVIGEIYSRFEKAGLKVVAAKYKQLSRREAEGFYAVHRERPFFNALVEFMISGPVMIQALEGENAVAAHRDLLGATNPKDAAPGTIRADFADSIDANAAHGSDSVENAANEVAYFFAATEVVSR; from the coding sequence ATGGCGCTGGAGCGCACCCTGTCCATCATCAAGCCCGATGCCGTCGCCAAGAACGTCATCGGCGAGATCTATTCCCGCTTCGAGAAGGCCGGCCTGAAGGTCGTGGCCGCCAAGTACAAGCAGCTGTCGCGCCGCGAGGCCGAGGGCTTCTACGCCGTGCACCGCGAGCGTCCGTTCTTCAACGCGCTGGTCGAGTTCATGATCTCCGGCCCGGTGATGATCCAGGCGCTGGAAGGCGAGAACGCCGTGGCCGCGCACCGCGACCTGCTGGGCGCCACCAATCCGAAGGACGCCGCGCCGGGCACCATCCGCGCCGATTTCGCCGATTCGATCGACGCCAACGCCGCGCACGGTTCCGATTCGGTGGAGAACGCCGCCAACGAAGTGGCGTATTTCTTCGCCGCCACCGAAGTGGTTTCCCGCTAA
- the rlmN gene encoding 23S rRNA (adenine(2503)-C(2))-methyltransferase RlmN, with protein MNEVVHTPLALADPLRTGAAAKQNLLDLDREGLERFFAETLGEARYRAHQVMKWIHHRYVTDFDQMTDLGKALRAKLQQHAEVVVPNIVFDKPSTDGTHKWLLAMGTDGKNAIETVYIPDKGRGTLCVSSQVGCALNCTFCSTATQGFNRNLSTAEIIGQVWVAARHLGNVPHQQRRLTNVVMMGMGEPLMNFDNVVRAMSVMRDDLGYGLANKRVTLSTSGLVPMIDRLSSESDVSLAVSLHAADDALRETLVPLNKKYPVAELMAACARYLRANKRRESVTFEYTLMKGINDQPEHARQLARLMRQFDNAVQASNAGKVNLIPFNPFPGTRYERSGETEIRAFQKILLDAQVLTMVRRTRGDDIDAACGQLKGQVLDRTRRQADFQRQLQTRADRDAAA; from the coding sequence GTGAACGAGGTCGTCCACACTCCGTTGGCGCTCGCCGATCCGCTCAGGACCGGCGCCGCAGCCAAGCAGAACCTGCTCGACCTCGATCGCGAGGGGTTGGAGCGTTTCTTCGCCGAGACCCTCGGCGAAGCGCGCTACCGCGCCCACCAGGTGATGAAGTGGATCCACCACCGCTACGTCACCGACTTCGACCAGATGACCGACCTCGGCAAGGCGCTGCGCGCCAAGCTGCAGCAGCATGCCGAGGTCGTCGTCCCCAACATCGTGTTCGACAAGCCGTCCACCGACGGGACCCACAAGTGGCTGCTGGCCATGGGCACCGACGGCAAGAACGCGATCGAGACCGTGTACATCCCCGACAAGGGCCGCGGCACCCTGTGCGTGTCGTCCCAGGTCGGCTGCGCGCTCAACTGCACGTTCTGCTCGACCGCCACCCAGGGCTTCAACCGCAACCTGTCCACCGCCGAGATCATCGGCCAGGTGTGGGTGGCGGCGCGCCACCTGGGCAACGTGCCGCACCAGCAGCGCCGTCTCACCAACGTGGTGATGATGGGCATGGGCGAGCCGCTGATGAATTTCGACAACGTCGTGCGCGCGATGAGCGTGATGCGCGACGACCTGGGCTACGGCCTGGCCAACAAGCGGGTCACGCTGTCGACCTCCGGCCTGGTGCCGATGATCGACCGCCTGTCCAGCGAGAGCGACGTGTCGCTGGCGGTCTCGCTGCATGCGGCCGACGACGCGCTGCGCGAGACGCTGGTGCCGCTCAACAAGAAGTACCCGGTCGCCGAGCTGATGGCCGCGTGCGCGCGCTACCTGCGCGCCAACAAGCGCCGCGAGTCGGTGACCTTCGAATACACGCTGATGAAGGGCATCAACGACCAGCCCGAGCACGCACGCCAGCTGGCGCGGCTGATGCGCCAGTTCGACAACGCGGTGCAGGCGTCGAACGCGGGCAAGGTCAACCTGATCCCGTTCAATCCGTTCCCCGGCACGCGCTACGAGCGCTCTGGCGAGACCGAGATCCGCGCGTTCCAGAAGATCCTGCTCGATGCGCAGGTGCTGACCATGGTGCGGCGCACCCGCGGCGACGACATCGACGCGGCCTGCGGCCAGCTCAAGGGGCAGGTGCTGGACCGTACCCGTCGCCAGGCCGATTTCCAGCGTCAGTTGCAGACGCGGGCGGACCGGGATGCGGCGGCCTAA
- a CDS encoding type IV pilus biogenesis/stability protein PilW — MAALTVALLALAACAGRTTKPGKLRSVEQVAPDYDFRDNGSVKARYALQEQLGLAGNRLSGGDLAGAEDHARKALALAPDSVQAHTLLAVVAGRRGDAAAAGEHYRKAAELAPNRGETLSNYGAWLCANGAIAESLQWFDRALAAPGYATPASALANAGGCALQIGQRERGVRDLRKALALDPGNAYALEAMARDEAAQSRFFEARAFSERRLAAAPATASVLQLAIQIEQGLGDMAAAGRYQQRLRKEFPDAATTTPGASAL; from the coding sequence ATCGCGGCGTTGACCGTGGCGCTGCTGGCGTTGGCGGCCTGCGCTGGACGCACCACCAAGCCCGGCAAGCTGCGCAGCGTCGAGCAGGTGGCGCCGGACTACGACTTCCGCGACAACGGCTCGGTCAAGGCGCGCTATGCGCTGCAGGAGCAGTTGGGGCTGGCCGGCAACCGGCTCAGCGGCGGCGATCTGGCCGGCGCCGAGGATCATGCGCGCAAGGCCCTGGCGCTGGCGCCGGACTCGGTGCAGGCGCATACGCTGCTGGCCGTGGTCGCCGGACGCCGCGGCGATGCCGCCGCTGCCGGCGAGCATTACCGCAAGGCGGCCGAGCTGGCGCCGAACCGCGGCGAGACCTTGAGCAACTACGGTGCCTGGCTGTGCGCGAACGGCGCCATCGCCGAGTCGCTGCAGTGGTTCGATCGCGCCCTGGCGGCGCCGGGCTACGCCACGCCGGCCTCGGCCCTGGCCAATGCCGGCGGCTGCGCGCTGCAGATCGGCCAGCGCGAGCGCGGCGTACGCGACCTGCGCAAGGCGCTGGCGCTGGACCCGGGCAATGCGTACGCGCTGGAAGCGATGGCGCGCGACGAAGCGGCGCAGAGCCGCTTTTTCGAGGCGCGGGCCTTCTCGGAACGGCGTTTGGCGGCTGCGCCGGCCACCGCATCCGTGTTACAACTTGCTATTCAGATTGAACAAGGGCTGGGCGACATGGCTGCCGCCGGCCGTTACCAACAGCGGTTGCGCAAGGAGTTTCCCGATGCCGCGACCACGACTCCCGGGGCTAGTGCATTGTGA